In Risungbinella massiliensis, a single window of DNA contains:
- a CDS encoding enoyl-CoA hydratase-related protein yields the protein MEFLRVRQEEAVGIIELYRPKVLNALNIPLMGELVSELERMERDDTIRAIVLTGNERAFAAGADIQEMAEEDAISMLVKDQFAQWDRMNQITKPIIAAVSGYVLGGGCELMMHCDLIVASETTQIGQPEINLGVMPGAGGTQRLTKLIGKIRAMEMLLTGEPISATEALHFGLVNRVVPVEFYLSEAIDLAHNIAAKPPVAARMIKKSVQIAQDTTLAEGLSYERNAFYLLFASADQKEGMKAFMEKRPADFKGK from the coding sequence ATGGAGTTTTTACGAGTTCGACAGGAAGAAGCGGTAGGGATTATCGAGCTATATCGCCCTAAAGTATTGAATGCCCTGAATATACCGTTAATGGGGGAGTTAGTGTCAGAACTTGAGCGGATGGAACGTGATGATACGATTCGGGCGATCGTCCTTACGGGAAATGAACGAGCTTTTGCAGCTGGGGCAGATATTCAGGAGATGGCGGAGGAAGATGCGATCTCGATGCTAGTTAAGGATCAGTTTGCGCAGTGGGATCGAATGAATCAGATCACTAAACCTATTATCGCCGCAGTAAGTGGATACGTTTTGGGTGGGGGTTGTGAGTTAATGATGCATTGTGACCTCATCGTTGCTTCCGAGACGACCCAAATTGGACAGCCAGAGATCAATTTAGGAGTTATGCCGGGAGCTGGTGGCACGCAACGTCTCACCAAACTGATCGGGAAAATACGTGCGATGGAGATGCTTCTTACAGGAGAACCAATCTCAGCTACCGAAGCCTTACACTTTGGGCTTGTAAATCGGGTAGTTCCCGTAGAGTTTTATTTATCAGAAGCGATTGATCTCGCACATAATATCGCTGCTAAGCCGCCTGTAGCTGCCAGAATGATTAAAAAATCTGTGCAAATCGCCCAAGATACCACCCTTGCCGAAGGACTCTCCTATGAGCGAAATGCTTTTTATCTCTTGTTCGCAAGTGCTGATCAAAAAGAAGGCATGAAAGCATTTATGGAAAAGCGTCCAGCTGATTTTAAAGGAAAATAG
- a CDS encoding enoyl-CoA hydratase/isomerase family protein, whose product MYETILYEQIGQVGKITLNRPEKFNAFTEQMHQELVQIFRQVGRDENVRAVILTGAGRGFNAGQDLKEFQTANIPFRQALEERYHRVLFALEQIEKPVVAAVNGIAAGAGMSLACACDLRVVSEKASFANNFIHIGLIPDSGGNYYLPRLVGYGKAMELAMTGEKVSAEEALRIGLANRLFPHVRFEEESLVFTQHLANLPTKSMGLLKRAMKKSFHQTLPQALEYEAFLQELAGGTEDFQEGVLAFLEKRPPVFKGK is encoded by the coding sequence ATGTACGAGACGATTCTCTATGAGCAGATTGGACAGGTGGGCAAGATTACGTTGAATCGACCAGAAAAGTTTAACGCTTTTACTGAACAAATGCATCAAGAGTTGGTTCAGATATTCCGTCAAGTTGGACGAGATGAGAATGTGCGAGCAGTGATTTTAACCGGAGCAGGCCGTGGTTTTAATGCGGGGCAAGACCTGAAAGAATTCCAGACTGCTAATATTCCTTTTAGACAGGCGCTAGAAGAACGTTATCATCGGGTTTTATTTGCCCTAGAACAGATCGAAAAACCGGTGGTTGCAGCAGTCAATGGAATTGCAGCTGGGGCTGGGATGAGCCTAGCCTGTGCCTGTGATTTACGTGTAGTATCAGAAAAAGCTTCCTTTGCAAATAACTTTATCCATATTGGGCTAATCCCAGATAGTGGTGGGAATTACTATCTTCCTCGGCTTGTAGGGTATGGTAAGGCGATGGAGCTAGCGATGACTGGAGAAAAAGTGTCTGCTGAAGAGGCTCTACGAATCGGACTTGCGAATCGTCTCTTTCCACATGTTCGTTTTGAGGAGGAATCATTAGTCTTTACTCAACATCTAGCCAATCTTCCTACCAAATCAATGGGATTATTAAAACGAGCTATGAAAAAAAGCTTCCACCAAACTCTTCCTCAAGCACTAGAGTATGAGGCGTTTCTACAAGAATTGGCTGGAGGGACGGAAGATTTTCAAGAGGGAGTACTTGCCTTTTTAGAGAAGCGCCCTCCTGTATTTAAAGGAAAATAA
- a CDS encoding 3-hydroxyacyl-CoA dehydrogenase NAD-binding domain-containing protein, with protein sequence MVQTIGIVGAGTMGAGIALVCMRSGYQVVIQDRSEEMLQKAHTYHKEMLTKDVQKGKKTEEEKKQILHSTVYTQEMDDFSICEVILEAIPEKLEWKQDVFAKLESICSDETLLLSNTSSLSITAIAAGLSHPERLLGMHFFNPAPVMRLVEVVQGKKSDPIHVPEVVQFAKKLGKIPVEVQDTPGFLVNRIARPFYNESLRILGDQVASVEQIDRILKQAGGFQMGPFALQDLIGIDVNYVTTESVYVDFFYEKRFQPSRIQQRMVQAGTLGRKSGEGYYDYDS encoded by the coding sequence ATGGTCCAGACAATCGGGATAGTGGGAGCAGGTACGATGGGGGCTGGAATCGCTCTTGTTTGTATGAGAAGTGGTTACCAAGTGGTGATTCAGGATCGAAGTGAAGAGATGCTGCAAAAGGCTCACACGTATCACAAGGAAATGTTGACCAAGGATGTCCAAAAAGGAAAGAAGACAGAGGAAGAAAAAAAGCAGATTCTCCATTCGACCGTATATACACAGGAAATGGATGATTTCTCCATCTGTGAGGTTATTTTAGAGGCGATTCCAGAAAAATTAGAGTGGAAGCAGGATGTTTTTGCGAAGTTGGAATCCATCTGTTCAGACGAGACATTACTACTTAGCAATACCTCTTCACTCTCCATTACTGCCATCGCCGCAGGTCTTTCCCATCCAGAGAGATTATTGGGAATGCATTTTTTTAACCCAGCACCAGTGATGCGTTTAGTAGAAGTAGTTCAAGGAAAGAAAAGTGATCCGATACATGTTCCGGAAGTAGTGCAATTTGCAAAAAAGTTAGGAAAGATTCCAGTAGAAGTACAGGATACACCCGGATTTCTCGTCAACCGTATTGCTAGACCTTTTTATAATGAGAGTCTAAGGATCTTAGGGGATCAAGTTGCGAGTGTGGAGCAAATCGATCGAATATTAAAGCAGGCGGGTGGGTTTCAAATGGGACCGTTCGCCCTGCAGGATCTGATTGGAATCGACGTGAATTATGTAACGACTGAGTCGGTGTATGTGGACTTTTTTTATGAAAAACGTTTCCAGCCTAGCCGTATTCAACAACGAATGGTGCAAGCCGGAACATTAGGACGGAAGTCAGGAGAGGGATATTATGACTACGACAGCTAA
- a CDS encoding 3-hydroxyacyl-CoA dehydrogenase family protein, whose protein sequence is MTTTANLVLLVGQSPLYQELKELLEAKGYLVTSEIDRSTSSDLAIAIEVTNLELTRKQSLLQQLDAMCSAHVPILTTTLGVTATEAASWLTHPSRLVGFGTFVPLSHRCLIEVAPALQTDSKVLSKVVAFLETLFPEVEIVDDEVGLVFPRVLSLIINEAIFAYMEGTAEKEAIDTAMRYGTNYPMGPFEWVDQIGLDEVYAVIRGLHQNLGEERYRPAPLLRKMVLAGWYGERAGRGFYVYPREKEGLA, encoded by the coding sequence ATGACTACGACAGCTAATTTGGTGTTACTAGTAGGACAAAGCCCTCTTTATCAGGAGTTGAAAGAGTTATTAGAGGCAAAAGGATATTTGGTGACAAGTGAGATTGATAGATCTACATCATCTGATTTAGCAATTGCAATCGAAGTGACCAATCTAGAGCTAACTCGTAAGCAATCCCTACTCCAACAACTAGATGCAATGTGTTCAGCTCATGTACCGATTTTGACAACAACACTAGGAGTAACAGCGACAGAAGCCGCCTCTTGGCTCACCCACCCTTCACGTCTGGTTGGTTTTGGGACTTTTGTGCCGCTCTCTCATCGGTGCTTGATCGAGGTTGCTCCTGCACTCCAAACGGATTCAAAGGTGTTATCAAAGGTAGTGGCTTTTCTGGAGACTCTTTTTCCAGAAGTAGAGATTGTAGATGATGAGGTAGGATTGGTGTTTCCTAGAGTCCTTTCGTTGATAATCAATGAAGCCATCTTTGCTTATATGGAAGGAACAGCAGAGAAAGAAGCGATCGACACAGCGATGAGATATGGGACTAATTATCCAATGGGACCATTTGAGTGGGTAGATCAAATTGGATTAGATGAAGTATATGCGGTCATCAGGGGATTACATCAAAACTTGGGAGAAGAAAGATACCGCCCTGCTCCATTGCTTCGTAAAATGGTGCTTGCAGGCTGGTACGGCGAGAGAGCAGGCCGTGGATTCTATGTCTATCCTAGAGAGAAGGAGGGGTTAGCATAA